From one Alphaproteobacteria bacterium genomic stretch:
- a CDS encoding MarR family transcriptional regulator, which produces MTDVKFPSNPLFLRDEELRLGIELLFYAYRDFTGEPDSMLARLDLGRAHHRVIYFVGRYPGITVSELLMVLNITKQSLSRVLSRLLKDAYVEQRTDADDRRKRLLHLTDKGAELERRLTANQRARIARAYREAGADAVEGFKKVMQGIMDSGTRALSQSGPRPTEPKAWRRES; this is translated from the coding sequence ATGACTGACGTAAAATTTCCGTCCAACCCGCTGTTCCTCCGCGACGAGGAATTGCGGCTGGGGATCGAGCTGCTGTTCTACGCCTATCGCGATTTCACCGGCGAGCCGGACTCGATGCTGGCCCGGCTCGACCTCGGCCGCGCCCACCACCGGGTGATCTATTTCGTCGGCCGCTATCCCGGCATCACCGTCAGCGAGCTCTTGATGGTGCTGAACATCACCAAGCAGAGCCTGTCGCGGGTGCTGAGCCGTCTGCTGAAGGATGCCTATGTGGAGCAGCGCACCGATGCGGACGACCGCCGCAAGCGCCTGCTTCACCTGACCGACAAGGGCGCGGAACTGGAGCGCCGGCTGACGGCGAACCAGCGGGCGCGCATCGCACGCGCCTATCGCGAGGCCGGCGCCGATGCGGTCGAGGGTTTCAAGAAGGTGATGCAGGGGATCATGGACAGCGGCACCCGGGCGCTCAGCCAGAGCGGCCCGCGACCGACGGAGC